From a region of the Geothrix sp. 21YS21S-2 genome:
- a CDS encoding rhamnan synthesis F family protein: MIRIAQVGTFDVDNLGDLLFPVVFSRILAEVGSEWGMPIECSFFSPQGLPEGTLYRDQIGTLPLGDLDRLDSENPFDLIFIGGGDIVRDDDSSLAAIYGPNGSNLGFSHLMSPTRRPDPRLVLLMAGVPFALEADFRAYLANSFSRLRLAAVRDRVSARRLSALVPANLRVLPDLVRGLAHIHSRTELLGRKDSLVPPNLAESGYLCFQTNAAPGADVGTIGQALLQLEQRTGLPVVLMEMGRTGGEGMVLTRLEKRFHFRYARQGTGLGSVLQRVAAIAGSRGFLGSSLHGAILAHTYGVPHFSYAGGSLDKIRGFYECCGTGLCFPDFHAFEGQLPAIAERICGSPVPDAPGPSDDYSAIKGFILEALSSVRDGKPPPAPYVRQVDKDYQRSHTRRQWRLDARITRLRFPALAIRHPRIHLAVIRAIKLAWWTVSFQLLARYRQRRDANHSVIHESALVTPLPWLGGTDRPAPSIAVVCHLYYDTLADEIRTYLLHIPFGFDLFITTDTEVKRRSIEKAFLDWNQGRVEVRLAENRGRDIAPMLITCADVFDRYEFFLHIHGKRSPYGKPYTHWRKYLLDTLVGSAGIVSSVFEIFHELPNVGMIGPQNPKWIRPQPTLTSDYDLAVQFHRRIGLELDFRRRIEFPAGSMFWGRSLSLRKLLDAGLTLTDFAPELGQTGETLAHLIEHLFFRICEGSGYSWLKIAHPLQSGENRELVRLTRREEMQFLLLPG, encoded by the coding sequence ATGATCCGCATCGCCCAGGTCGGCACATTCGATGTGGATAACCTGGGCGACCTGCTGTTTCCCGTGGTATTCAGCCGGATCCTCGCGGAAGTGGGCAGCGAATGGGGAATGCCCATCGAGTGCTCCTTCTTCAGTCCCCAGGGACTCCCGGAGGGTACCCTGTACCGCGACCAGATCGGCACCCTGCCCCTCGGCGACCTGGACCGGCTGGATTCGGAAAACCCCTTCGATCTGATCTTCATCGGGGGCGGTGACATCGTGCGGGATGACGACAGCTCCCTGGCTGCCATCTACGGACCGAACGGCTCCAACCTGGGGTTCTCGCACTTGATGTCGCCGACACGACGCCCGGATCCCCGGCTCGTGCTCCTGATGGCGGGCGTTCCCTTCGCCCTGGAGGCCGATTTCAGGGCCTACCTTGCCAACAGCTTCTCCCGGCTCCGCCTTGCCGCGGTGCGGGACCGCGTGTCGGCCAGGCGGCTCTCCGCCCTGGTTCCGGCAAACCTCCGGGTGCTTCCCGACCTGGTGCGTGGCTTGGCCCACATCCATTCCCGGACGGAGCTTCTCGGCCGGAAGGATTCGCTTGTCCCCCCGAACCTGGCGGAGTCGGGGTACCTGTGCTTCCAGACCAACGCGGCGCCGGGTGCGGATGTAGGGACGATCGGGCAGGCGCTCCTGCAGCTGGAGCAGAGGACGGGCCTCCCGGTGGTGCTGATGGAGATGGGCAGGACCGGCGGCGAGGGCATGGTCCTGACCCGATTGGAAAAGCGTTTCCATTTCAGGTACGCCCGCCAGGGGACCGGCCTCGGATCTGTGTTGCAGAGGGTCGCGGCCATCGCCGGGTCCCGGGGATTTCTCGGATCCAGCCTGCATGGGGCCATCCTGGCCCACACCTACGGGGTGCCGCATTTCTCCTACGCGGGAGGATCCCTGGACAAGATCAGGGGCTTTTATGAATGTTGCGGAACGGGCCTCTGCTTCCCGGATTTCCATGCCTTCGAGGGGCAGCTGCCCGCCATCGCCGAGCGCATCTGCGGTTCCCCGGTCCCGGACGCCCCCGGCCCCTCGGATGATTATTCGGCCATTAAGGGTTTCATCCTCGAAGCGCTTTCCTCGGTCCGGGACGGGAAACCTCCTCCCGCCCCCTACGTCAGGCAGGTGGACAAGGATTATCAGCGGTCCCATACCCGGCGGCAATGGCGCCTGGACGCGCGGATTACCCGGTTGCGCTTCCCCGCCCTGGCCATCCGGCATCCCCGGATCCACCTCGCCGTGATCCGCGCCATCAAACTCGCCTGGTGGACCGTCTCCTTCCAGCTCCTGGCCCGGTACCGGCAACGCCGGGATGCAAACCACTCGGTGATCCATGAAAGCGCCCTGGTCACCCCCTTGCCGTGGCTGGGCGGAACGGACCGTCCCGCTCCGTCGATCGCCGTGGTCTGCCACCTGTACTACGACACCCTGGCCGATGAGATCCGGACCTACCTGCTGCACATCCCTTTCGGCTTCGATCTGTTCATCACGACCGACACCGAGGTGAAGCGCCGGAGTATCGAAAAGGCCTTCCTGGACTGGAACCAGGGCCGGGTCGAGGTAAGGCTCGCCGAGAACCGCGGGCGCGATATCGCCCCGATGCTCATCACGTGTGCGGACGTCTTCGACCGTTATGAATTCTTCCTTCACATCCACGGCAAGCGGTCACCCTACGGCAAGCCCTACACGCATTGGCGGAAATACCTCCTGGACACGCTCGTGGGATCCGCGGGGATCGTTTCCAGCGTATTCGAGATATTCCATGAATTGCCGAACGTCGGGATGATCGGACCCCAGAACCCGAAATGGATCCGACCCCAGCCTACCCTGACCTCGGATTACGACTTGGCGGTGCAGTTTCACCGCCGGATCGGCCTGGAACTGGACTTCCGGCGCCGGATCGAATTTCCGGCCGGATCCATGTTCTGGGGCCGGTCCCTGTCCCTGCGCAAGCTTCTGGACGCGGGCCTCACCCTGACGGACTTCGCACCGGAACTGGGCCAGACCGGTGAAACCCTCGCCCACCTGATCGAACACCTGTTCTTCCGGATCTGTGAAGGCTCGGGCTATTCCTGGTTGAAGATCGCCCATCCGCTGCAGAGCGGGGAGAACCGGGAGCTGGTGAGGTTGACCCGGCGGGAGGAGATGCAGTTCCTGCTACTTCCCGGTTGA
- a CDS encoding lipopolysaccharide biosynthesis protein: MRSPSAPPSLPRGEGPEGWRAALAKGAGGWLAQGRAAFMGHGELFGSVAALSGGSISTSLLGALGGLLVARFLGPEETGLFRVFTLPIMYLTFLQLGTFDGIGRQIPFYAGTDRQDKAEAAASVAGAWNAGVSGLASFVFLVFAFMALFRNDFIALAGWTSQAVLCWNVYYGGYLNATYRATHQFVAMARIQFLQAAMGFGLVFILPFTGIYGLCIRAALPAMAGIWLYHRFRPLKVPLRLGRAALEEVVGMGLPYSFWNALYTTVWMATESVLIFWLGGAGGLGLFAVASVLREGMLIVPQAVNQAMTPRVVAAYARDGSVRLAYAGSLPFAIGLAVVMVPLVLLGSSLLPHLVPLAIPRYVDGIPIMKVCLWFSVIKAGSLPLNTLFATGRSWPYGRGVLAGLVVFPVSACLLGPYLGGTLAVVTGSLLGRLARTLAAYAEIARMMRQEARDAASTGK, from the coding sequence ATGCGCTCACCGTCCGCCCCTCCGAGCCTACCTCGCGGCGAGGGGCCTGAGGGTTGGCGGGCGGCCCTGGCCAAGGGCGCAGGCGGGTGGCTGGCCCAGGGCAGGGCAGCGTTCATGGGCCATGGGGAGCTCTTCGGGTCCGTGGCCGCGCTCTCCGGGGGCAGCATCTCCACCTCGCTTCTGGGGGCGCTGGGCGGCCTGCTGGTGGCGCGCTTCCTCGGACCCGAGGAGACCGGCCTGTTCCGGGTCTTCACCCTTCCGATCATGTATCTCACCTTCCTTCAGCTGGGCACGTTCGACGGTATCGGGCGCCAGATCCCCTTTTACGCCGGAACGGACAGGCAGGACAAGGCCGAGGCTGCGGCCTCGGTCGCCGGCGCGTGGAACGCCGGTGTTTCGGGCCTGGCTTCCTTCGTTTTCCTGGTGTTCGCCTTCATGGCCCTTTTCCGGAATGACTTCATCGCCCTGGCGGGCTGGACGTCCCAGGCCGTTCTCTGCTGGAACGTCTATTACGGGGGCTACCTTAACGCGACCTACCGTGCGACCCACCAGTTCGTGGCCATGGCTCGGATCCAGTTCCTTCAGGCGGCCATGGGGTTCGGACTGGTCTTCATCCTGCCGTTCACGGGCATCTACGGCCTCTGCATCCGGGCTGCGCTCCCCGCCATGGCCGGAATCTGGCTCTACCACCGGTTCCGCCCCCTGAAGGTGCCGCTCCGGCTCGGCCGGGCCGCCCTGGAGGAAGTGGTGGGAATGGGCCTTCCCTACAGTTTCTGGAACGCACTCTACACCACCGTCTGGATGGCGACCGAGAGCGTCCTGATCTTCTGGCTGGGCGGGGCGGGCGGGCTCGGCCTGTTCGCCGTGGCCTCGGTTCTGCGGGAAGGCATGCTCATCGTTCCCCAGGCGGTCAACCAGGCCATGACCCCCCGCGTCGTTGCGGCCTATGCGCGTGACGGCAGTGTCAGGCTCGCCTATGCCGGGTCCCTGCCGTTCGCGATCGGACTGGCGGTCGTCATGGTGCCCCTGGTCCTCCTGGGCTCGTCCCTGCTGCCCCACCTGGTGCCCCTGGCGATCCCCCGCTACGTGGACGGGATCCCGATCATGAAGGTCTGCCTCTGGTTCTCCGTGATCAAGGCCGGCTCGTTGCCCTTGAACACGCTGTTCGCCACGGGGCGGTCGTGGCCCTATGGCCGGGGCGTCCTGGCCGGGCTGGTGGTGTTCCCGGTCAGCGCCTGCCTGCTCGGGCCGTACCTGGGCGGTACCCTGGCGGTGGTCACGGGATCCCTCCTGGGGCGTCTCGCGCGGACCCTGGCGGCCTATGCGGAAATCGCCCGGATGATGCGCCAGGAGGCGCGGGATGCGGCGTCAACCGGGAAGTAG
- a CDS encoding LytTR family DNA-binding domain-containing protein: MSLNYALIEDEPLARSRVQDMVEELRPGSCCLGEAEDGISGLALLRRIQPEVLFLDIEFPPAGAFGLLRAARAENLKLPPIVFVTAYGDHAIEAFRWEAWDYLMKPLVTERLEETLRRVEGRLLAQPDVAVLLQAMEAVRKKEAPERFIVTRKGRLRVLAWSDVSHLSTENRLLFAHTAEGRFPLDRTLDELEAMLSPAFFRCHRGAMVAVAAIRELAVETGGGGELTTSGGERIPVSRERMPALRRCLNG, encoded by the coding sequence GTGTCCCTGAACTATGCCCTGATCGAAGATGAACCCCTGGCGCGCTCCCGCGTGCAGGACATGGTGGAGGAGCTCAGGCCGGGCAGCTGCTGCCTGGGCGAGGCCGAGGACGGCATTTCGGGGCTGGCGCTCCTGCGCCGGATCCAGCCGGAGGTGCTCTTCCTGGACATCGAGTTCCCGCCCGCGGGCGCCTTCGGGCTGCTGAGGGCCGCCCGGGCCGAGAACCTGAAGCTTCCGCCCATCGTCTTCGTCACGGCCTACGGCGACCACGCCATCGAGGCCTTCCGCTGGGAGGCCTGGGACTACCTCATGAAGCCGCTGGTCACGGAACGGCTGGAGGAGACCCTGAGGCGGGTGGAAGGCCGCCTCCTGGCCCAGCCCGACGTCGCGGTGCTCCTCCAGGCCATGGAGGCCGTGCGGAAGAAGGAGGCGCCCGAGCGGTTCATCGTCACCCGGAAGGGCCGCCTGCGCGTGCTCGCCTGGAGCGACGTGAGCCACCTGTCCACCGAGAACCGCCTGCTCTTCGCCCACACCGCCGAAGGCCGCTTCCCCCTCGACCGCACCCTGGACGAGCTGGAGGCCATGCTCTCCCCGGCCTTCTTCCGCTGCCACCGGGGGGCCATGGTGGCCGTGGCGGCCATCAGGGAACTGGCCGTCGAGACCGGGGGGGGCGGCGAATTGACCACGTCCGGCGGCGAGCGCATCCCGGTGAGCCGCGAACGCATGCCCGCCCTGCGCCGGTGCCTGAACGGCTGA
- a CDS encoding sensor histidine kinase: protein MDWNPDIRPFQGAFLRWVPRAVLLGGIPSALAQALLSGPVPHYLLLSFCVGSVCTVVLWGSYEALSPWILAHPPRLDPGWAAILSLGKWMLVYLVLVGVLLFTADHVLHLQLSAFFVVTMGLLLSSLVVSVRSTSSQVAMARALEQSSARANLLALKSQLSPHTLFNALNAAASLVSKAPKDAERAIEHLSLLLRKILEALERENWTLGEEFDLLRHLLELEKLRFGARLNFVLDLPEASRGRSIPPLLLLPLVENSLKHGFRPKVGSCSLHLTVEGPLIRLVDDGVGRQAGAPEGIGLRTVRHRLEAMGGRLQWPDVDSGCVVELRLCP from the coding sequence ATGGACTGGAATCCCGACATCCGCCCCTTCCAGGGAGCCTTCCTCCGCTGGGTGCCGAGGGCCGTCCTGCTCGGGGGCATCCCCAGCGCCCTCGCCCAGGCCCTCCTTTCCGGACCGGTGCCCCATTACCTGCTTCTCAGCTTCTGCGTGGGCTCGGTGTGCACCGTGGTCCTGTGGGGGAGCTACGAGGCGCTGAGCCCCTGGATCCTCGCCCATCCACCCCGGCTCGACCCCGGCTGGGCCGCCATCCTCTCGCTGGGCAAGTGGATGCTGGTGTACCTGGTCCTCGTCGGGGTCCTGCTCTTCACGGCCGACCACGTCCTCCACCTCCAGCTTTCGGCCTTCTTCGTCGTGACGATGGGTCTCCTGCTCTCGAGCCTGGTGGTCAGCGTGCGGAGCACCTCGTCCCAGGTGGCCATGGCCCGCGCCCTGGAGCAGTCCAGCGCCCGTGCGAACCTGCTGGCGCTCAAGTCCCAGCTCAGCCCGCACACCCTGTTCAACGCCCTGAACGCGGCCGCCTCCCTGGTCTCCAAGGCGCCGAAGGATGCGGAGCGCGCCATCGAACACCTCTCCCTCCTGCTGCGGAAGATCCTGGAGGCCCTGGAGCGGGAGAACTGGACGCTCGGCGAGGAGTTCGACCTGCTCCGCCACCTGCTGGAACTGGAGAAGCTCCGGTTCGGCGCGCGGCTGAATTTCGTCCTCGACCTGCCGGAGGCCAGCCGGGGGCGGTCCATCCCGCCCCTGCTCCTGCTGCCCCTCGTGGAGAACAGCCTCAAGCACGGCTTCCGTCCGAAAGTGGGATCCTGCAGCCTCCACCTGACGGTGGAGGGACCCCTGATCCGCCTGGTGGACGACGGGGTCGGGCGCCAGGCGGGCGCGCCCGAGGGCATCGGCCTGCGCACGGTCCGCCACCGCCTGGAAGCGATGGGCGGTCGGTTACAATGGCCGGACGTGGATTCCGGTTGTGTCGTGGAGCTGAGGCTGTGTCCCTGA
- a CDS encoding sensor histidine kinase, with translation MPRLHSMVLWKAIVLTTLCAAGIWSLWWWGLVHSPRTQVRDRARQSLVQMDRTIGRELNRAETTGLAFGAWWSREEGRLDDPARLQGVIAFLERGAIITNLILSREDGDSACVVRRDGEWNLVLYRAGRHPRRFMMRSGKWVPGPADDREVYDARQRYWYRFGAAHARPAWTPEAYRYYTSMVGGFTYTVPVRNSQGRLEGVIGVDVSLEELTALIWEHQPTPGARLMVTDLSGRLLVPPRTPEMLDQGTRFRHQLTPSTPPGDSRPGSSAAVVRADGAYSTAGTPQMRLQVAIPEEDLFPGLHRRRIATFLLALALVLGVAWSLLDLHRHLVRPMRELAAEAGLPGSGSAPGKDYHSDIWELEQVGRQLRDAGRAVQEKELLLSRAEHNQRMDSVGMMAPGIVHDVNNHLAVVLGQLTLCRSQSEGHPALQPRLRAAEGATIKCAEVLRGLLDYSRPDPGQRVLMNLNTSLETGIGLLRGVLGKGIRVELDLDPELPMLFGDPVKIQQIIVNLGINARDAMPLGGLLSFRTFSSEGNACLEVRDTGCGMDDDVKRRIFEPYFSTKEPGKGTGLGLAMVANIVTGHGGRIQVDSEPGAGTTFRIELPPSLRKGAERTSREGRPATV, from the coding sequence ATGCCCCGCCTTCATAGCATGGTGCTGTGGAAAGCCATCGTCCTCACGACCCTGTGCGCCGCGGGGATCTGGAGCCTCTGGTGGTGGGGCCTCGTCCATTCTCCGAGGACCCAGGTCCGCGACCGGGCCCGGCAATCCCTGGTGCAGATGGACCGGACCATCGGCCGCGAGCTCAACCGGGCCGAAACCACCGGCCTCGCCTTCGGCGCCTGGTGGTCCCGGGAGGAAGGCCGGCTGGACGACCCCGCGCGACTGCAGGGCGTCATCGCCTTCCTGGAACGGGGAGCGATCATCACCAACCTCATCCTCAGCCGGGAGGACGGCGATTCGGCCTGCGTCGTGAGGAGGGACGGCGAATGGAACCTGGTCCTATACCGGGCGGGCCGGCATCCCAGACGGTTCATGATGCGTTCGGGGAAATGGGTGCCCGGTCCCGCGGATGACCGCGAGGTCTACGATGCCCGGCAGCGCTACTGGTACCGGTTCGGGGCGGCCCACGCCCGCCCGGCCTGGACGCCGGAGGCCTACCGCTACTACACCTCCATGGTCGGAGGGTTCACCTACACGGTGCCGGTCCGCAATTCCCAGGGCCGTCTCGAGGGCGTCATCGGCGTGGACGTCTCCCTGGAGGAGCTGACGGCCTTGATCTGGGAGCACCAGCCGACCCCCGGCGCCCGCTTGATGGTGACGGACCTGTCCGGCCGGCTCCTGGTCCCGCCCAGGACCCCGGAGATGCTCGACCAGGGGACCCGGTTCAGGCACCAGCTGACGCCCTCCACGCCCCCGGGCGACAGCCGCCCGGGCTCCAGCGCGGCCGTCGTCAGGGCGGACGGCGCGTATTCCACCGCGGGAACGCCGCAGATGCGCCTGCAGGTCGCCATTCCCGAGGAGGACCTCTTCCCCGGCCTTCACCGCCGGCGGATCGCCACCTTCCTCCTGGCCCTCGCCCTGGTCCTGGGGGTGGCCTGGAGCCTCCTGGACCTGCACCGCCACCTCGTGCGCCCCATGCGCGAGCTTGCGGCCGAGGCGGGCCTGCCCGGGTCCGGAAGCGCCCCGGGGAAGGACTACCACTCCGACATCTGGGAACTCGAGCAGGTGGGCCGGCAGCTGCGCGACGCGGGCCGGGCCGTCCAGGAGAAGGAGCTCCTCCTGAGCCGGGCCGAGCACAACCAGCGGATGGATTCGGTGGGCATGATGGCGCCGGGCATCGTGCACGACGTGAACAACCATCTGGCCGTGGTGCTGGGCCAGCTCACGCTCTGCCGGAGCCAGTCCGAGGGCCACCCCGCCCTCCAGCCCCGTCTTCGGGCGGCGGAGGGAGCGACCATCAAATGCGCCGAGGTGCTGCGCGGGCTCCTGGACTACAGCCGCCCGGATCCGGGCCAGCGCGTGCTGATGAACCTGAACACGTCCCTGGAGACCGGCATCGGGCTGCTGCGGGGCGTGCTGGGCAAGGGCATCCGGGTGGAGCTGGACCTGGATCCGGAGCTGCCGATGCTGTTCGGGGACCCCGTCAAGATCCAGCAGATCATCGTGAATCTGGGCATCAACGCGCGGGACGCCATGCCCCTTGGCGGCCTGCTGAGCTTCCGGACGTTCTCCTCCGAGGGGAACGCCTGCCTGGAAGTGCGGGACACCGGCTGCGGCATGGACGACGACGTGAAGCGGCGCATCTTCGAGCCCTACTTCTCCACCAAGGAGCCCGGGAAGGGCACCGGTCTCGGCCTGGCCATGGTCGCCAACATCGTGACCGGCCACGGGGGGCGGATCCAGGTGGATTCGGAGCCCGGCGCCGGGACCACCTTCCGCATCGAGCTGCCGCCCTCGCTGCGCAAGGGCGCGGAGCGGACCTCGCGGGAGGGCCGGCCGGCAACGGTCTGA